TACGATGTTGGGGTTGCAGGCATCCACCGCCTCTTCCCGGCGATGGAGCGCATGGCAGGTGTGGATGCGATGGTCGTCGCTGCTGGCCGTGAGGGGACGCTTCCGGCCGTTGTTGCGGGCCTGACGGACGCTCCGGTGATAGGACTCCCTGTCTCCACAGGATACGGTGCCGGCGGAGGCGGGCTCGCAGCGCTCCACTCGATGCTCCAGTCCTGCTCTGTGCTGGCGGTGGTGAACATAGATGCCGGCTTCGTCGCGGGCGCTTTTGCAGCGAGGATAGCAAACAGGATCGCCAGGAGAAAACTTTCCAGAGCCAGGCAGCATTGAGAAAAGTTATTTATACGATCAATGCGCTGAGGCATCGCTGAGCGGGTACACTTGTTGTCATAATAACCCCCACTCCCCTACCCGCTCCATGCCTTTCATTTTACAGCATCTGTTCGCAGGATGTCTGCTCTCGCTCTGCTCGACCGCGAGCAGCTGCAGCTTGATGTCGATCCCCTGGCTGTAGCCGCCGGGTCCGTTCGATGCCACAACGCGGTGGCATGGTATCATGATCGGAAAGGGGTTACAGCGCAGGGCGCTGCCGACGGCCCTTGCGGCCCCGGGCCTTCCCGCGGCTTTCGCGACATCACCGTAGGTCGCGGTCGATCCGCGGGGGATGAGGAGAACAGCGCTGTAAACCGCCATCTGGAAGTCCGTGCAGCTGCCTGTATCAAGATCGAGCTGAGGGCGCGGTCCACCCATTATGTGGTCTGCTATTCGCGCTGCAGTCTCTGAGAACTCCGCGTCTGGGGCTGCCCTGGAGAGGCGTATGCGTTTTACGGTTCCCCCTGACTCCTCGACGATGATGTGAAGATCGAGATCATCCAGATACGCGGCCCCTGTGCTGCACTTTTTTATTTCTGGAGTATCTCCCTGAAAGTCTCGCACCTCCCGAGCTCGATGATCTCGACCTCCGTCGTTGAGGTGTCCATTACCGCAACGCTCCTGATACCGGTCAGATGACCCCAGATCTCCCCGGGGTTCACCACAAGGGTTCTTCCCTCGCGGCGGACCTCTGCCCGGTGAGTGTGCCCGCGGACAACGATGTCGTACAGACCGGAGGCCACCACTGCCCTTACGAGAGACTCCTCAGTTCCGTGGAGCATGGCGATCTTCAGCCCGTCCACCTCCAGCTCGCCGAAGTCGCCGAGGTACTCGCCACCGAACCTCTCGAAGTATCTTGAAAGACCGACGCGGTCGCCGTCGTTGTTCCCGTACACAAGCCTCACCGGAATACCGCAGCCATCGAAGAGATAGGCGTTCCCGGAGCCGATCACGTCTCCGGCATGCAGCACCAGCTTCACATCTCTTCTGGAGAAGACGTCAAGAGCTTCCTTGATGCCACGGAAGTTATCGTGAGAGTCTGACATTATCCCTATGAGCATGCGATCACCCTGGCATGGAGGAACCTGGGCGTACAAGAAATTAACCTGTGGTACGTAGTGACTCAGGGCAGTCGGAACCTGCCGCTCTGTTTCAATCCTTGTTTTCCTGGAACTCGCTCTTCGACCCAAAAAATCCGTCTGATTTGAGTTTCTAACGATTGTTTCAATCCTTGTTTTCCTGGAACTCGCTCTTCGACCTCCAAGGTCAATCGCTCCATCTCCAAAGTCGTTTTGTTTCAATCCTTGTTTTCCTGGAACTCGCTCTTCGACTCGATTACTATATCGATGGAGAAGAATTGCTCAGGGGTTTCAATCCTTGTTTTCCTGGAACTCGCTCTTCGACTTTGCAATAGTTGAATTCGAAAACAGAATGTATTGTAGATGTTTCAATCCTTGTTTTCCTGGAACTCGCTCTTCGACTTTGTGTGGGGGTTTCTGGTTCAATTCCGGAAATCCCCGTTTCAATCCTTGTTTTCCTGGAACTCGCTCTTCGACATTTTTCATAGAAACTAATTAATTTATTAAAATATGGTTTCAATCCTTGTTTTCCTGGAACTCGCTCTTCGACTTGGCCAACCTTCACCAGGCCGTCTCACAGTCATCTGGTTTCAATCCTTGTTTTCCTGGAACTCGCTCTTCGACACTCGCACCAAGGAAGTAGCGCGGAAGTGCCCATGGTTTCAATCCTTGTTTTCCTGGAACTCGCTCTTCGACCTTTCTCACTCCTGGCGATTCATATCGCCACAAGAGTTTCAATCCTTGTTTTCCTGGAACTCGCTCTTCGACTTCGCGCGAAAAAAAAAGAGAATACATATTTTAAGGTTTCAATCCTTGTTTTCCTGGAACTCGCTCTTCGACACGGTGCTTTGGTCGTTAAGTTGCACCCAGATATACACTCGTTTCAATCCTTGTTTTCCTGGAACTCGCTCTTCGACCGCGCCCGGGCTGCAGGATACCCCTTTCGCGCCCGGTGGAGGGTTTCAATCCTTGTTTTCCTGGAACTCGCTCTTCGACCACGTATATCTCCGCGAGTTCCTCGCCAGAGAAAGTTTCAATCCTTGTTTTCCTGGAACTCGCTCTTCGACCCTTACCTCGTCTATTTTCCAGACGGGGTACACGCCACGTTTCAATCCTTGTTTTCCTGGAACTCGCTCTTCGACACTGAGCTGCTTGATGCCATAGAATCACAAACCGAGTTTCAATCCTTGTTTTCCTGGAACTCGCTCTTCGACCAGATTTGGTATGCCAAGCTCGGCCCTTACTCGGTCGTTTCAATCCTTGTTTTCCTGGAACTCGCTCTTCGACGCGAGCTCAAGATTTTAACCGAGCTGCTTGATGCTAGTTTCAATCCTTGTTTTCCTGGAACTCGCTCTTCGACATGACATCATCCACCGCCGCTCTTTTTTGTGAGTGTTTCAATCCTTGTTTTCCTGGAACTCGCTCTTCGACAGTATGCGTCGTTGTACTCAGTCCTTCAAAATGTTTGTTTCAATCCTTGTTTTCCTGGAACTCGCTCTTCGACAGCAAGAAGTACGGTCATTTCCGGGAGTGTTCCGTGGGTTTCAATCCTTGTTTTCCTGGAACTCGCTCTTCGACAATACGGGCACTTCAAGGAGTGTTCCGTGGTAACGGGTTTCAATCCTTGTTTTCCTGGAACTCGCTCTTCGACAACCCGGGGCGTGGAGGTCGAGAAAAATGATAGTAGAGTTTCAATCCTTGTTTTCCTGGAACTCGCTCTTCGACAACCCGGGGCGTGGAGGTCGAGAAAAATGATAGTAGAGTTTCAATCCTTGTTTTCCTGGAACTCGCTCTTCGACCGAGCAGCTTGAAGAGATAAAGATACTTAAAGCTGTGGTTTCAATCCTTGTTTTCCTGGAACTCGCTCTTCGACAATCCGGAATGTCCGGCCCAAATGGGCGCTGGATATGTTTCAATCCTTGTTTTCCTGGAACTCGCTCTTCGACTTTACTCTCACAAGCGAAGTAGCTCGGAAATGCCCATGGTTTCAATCCTTGTTTTCCTGGAACTCGCTCTTCGACGGTCTCGCTCTGCAACATATGATACCTGCGCATATTGTTTCAATCCTTGTTTTCCTGGAACTCGCTCTTCGACCTGCCCGCTGGGGTTCCACTCCAACGGGCAACCGGGTTTCAATCCTTGTTTTCCTGGAACTCGCTCTTCGACGCGAGAAGGCAATACGTGAGAAATATACCAGCGAGGGTTTCAATCCTTGTTTTCCTGGAACTCGCTCTTCGACACTAAAGAGAGAACTTTACGAGCAGCTAGAAGAAAGTTTCAATCCTTGTTTTCCTGGAACTCGCTCTTCGACCAGTTCAATCGTCCGAGTTACCATCCCGTACCTAGGACGTTTCAATCCTTGTTTTCCTGGAACTCGCTCTTCGACCAGTGGACAACTACCTACGGGGGTCTAGCGATAACGAGGGGTTTCAATCCTTGTTTTCCTGGAACTCGCTCTTCGACCTCGGTCGTAACGGTGACAGTGCCATGGAGATCTCTGTGTTTCAATCCTTGTTTTCCTGGAACTCGCTCTTCGACCCTCGACCTACCAAGAAACGCACCGGGACTTTGGAGTTTCAATCCTTGTTTTCCTGGAACTCGCTCTTCGACGCGAAGCTTGGGAGTTGTTGAGGCCCTACGGTAGGTTCGGTTTCAATCCTTGTTTTCCTGGAACTCGCTCTTCGACTGCCGATCAGTTGTATCGTGTCGTGTGATGTCCAGAGTTTCAATCCTTGTTTTCCTGGAACTCGCTCTTCGACAGCGGGGATTTTTCGTCCTTTTTGGCAGACCTCCCCTCGAAGGGCTCCTTTTCAGGGGGGGTATCCGGCATGAGTGGAATTTATTGGACCCTTTATAAATTCATTCCGCTCCGTCACCCCCGGCTCTATCTGCTCTCTTCGCCTGCCGTTCACAACCCCCACGGCCCCAAAGCCTCTTGAAACAGACTTCCCCAGACCCATCAGATCCGGAATGTGAAAGTTCGCCAGAAACTCACATCTTATGCCTGTGACCATCACACCCTTTAATGTGCAGATCTCGTCTCTCACCCTTCCAAGATCAAGACGGATCCGCTCATCTACAGTATACCCGAGACCCTTCGCAGCAGAGAGTATGTTCCCGACCAGGATCCTTCTCAGAAGCTCCCTCCTCTCATCCCAGGAAGATGCATCCACATAACGCCCGTAGTTCTCCTGGTTGAGAGCCAGCCACGGAGTGACAAACCTGTACGCATGAAGCTCGCCAGCACACCCAAACCTCTCCCTTCTCAGGCATATGTGCCTCTCAACAACAGAATAGCTCCGATCCCCCAGCCGTATCTCGCCGAACTTATCGTACAGGTCCTTGAGAATGTCTGCACCCTCATTTATCCCCAGGATGACCGGCACACCCCTTATGATCTTGTACTGGATGAGAGGATACCTGTAGATCAGCCTGTCAGTGAAATGATGGTGCAGCAGCATCTGGTCATTGAAGCTCGTGGCGAAGAAGCCGCGCAGCTTCGCCGCATCCTCCCGGACCGGCGAATCAGAGCGCAACCTCAGCCGCAGAATCCTGAGATCCATAGCACCTCAGATTATCATCGAGCCCTCGCCGGCATCCTCCACCTTGAACCCTGTCTTACGATCATAGTATTGGGGGAGCTCATCCATCGATATGTAGCCGAGGCCCTGATCCTCCATGAGGAGGTTTTTGGCTATCCTCCTGGGGACGGAGATCACGTAATCGCTCAGCGCGTTCCTCATGCTCAGATACCTCCTTCTCCTCTCCCAGATATCCCTCTCTGATCTCAGATCCCTGTACATCCTCCAGACCTCCGCAGCCCTCTCATCAACCTCCACAAACACATCCACCCTGGGCTCGTCCTCCTCTATGAGCCTGAAACTCTCCCCGAGATCACCAAACTCCAGGCCTGACAGCATTTTCATACACTCCCTCGAGGTCTCATCGCTCATCCCGCTCCGCAGCGCCCTGAAGTACCTGCTGCTGAGCTCCAGTATCTCCCTCTCCTCTATGCATCTCCCGCACGACCGGAGCACATCAAGGGTTTTCGAGATCAGAAAGCCATCGTAGATGTACTTCCAGAGCTCCATTCTCTCATCCCTGAGAACGACCACCGAGACACGCCCCCTCTCCCTGGAGAGGTTCCTGTTGCACCTTCCAGCAACCTGGTTTATCGAGTCCAGGGGTGCGAGATCTCTGAACACTACATCAGCATCGATATCAACACCCGCCTCTATGAGCTGCGTGCTCACCGTGACCTTCCTGCGCTCTCCCCTCTCCTCCCTGATCCTGCGTATGCGGTCCATCCGGTCCCTGGGGACGACATGTGTTGAGAGGTAGAAGAGATCTGTATCATCCAGATCGAGCGCTTCTATCGCTCTATAAACGTTCCTTGCTGATCGTATCGTGTTCATCACGATCAGGAAATCCCTATCCGGATTACCGTGAAGCTCTCCCGCCAGAAGCCCCTCGAAATCCTCAAGGCGCATTGGAGCATCGATCATTGGATGCAACTCGATCCTGTTGAGCGCCCTGAAGTACCGCTCCTTGTTGCTCACAGCCTCCCCGATCTCGCCGTTCTCCTCGTTGAAGATGAGCGGCTGGGTCGCGGTTACTAGTATCAGATAGCTGTTGAACCTCTCGCAGAGCGTTCTCAGAGCATCACGCATCAGAAGCCAGTACCTGTGGGGCACCGCCTGGACCTCATCCAGAATTATTATGGAGTTCGCAAGCCTGCTGAACTTCCTGATTCTCCTGTTCCTGTTCGAGAAGATCGTGTGGAACAGCTGCCAGAATGTAGTCACCACGATCTCCGAGTTCCACCCCTCAAGGAGCAGAAGGCTCACGTCAGGCTCGTACTCCTCCTCTCCCTTTCTGTATGCGATATCTGAGAGATGATGGTGCTTCAGAAGCACTCCTGAGTCAGCCCTGATGCCTGCGCTCTCCAGCACATCCTCGAAGACATCGCATGTCTGATCGATGATGCTCAGAAACGGCAGCGCGTAGATTATCCTGGGCATGATCCCGCATTGGTCCATCAGCCTGCTCCGGAGCCGCAGCGCCATCGCCAGGGATGTGAGCGTCTTGCCTGTGCCCGTGGGAACGTTCAGCGATATTATCCTGCTGTTCAAATCCCATACAGAGATCCGGCCGACAGCATCATTGTATATCTCGTTCCTCATGCCGTTGATGCCATCCCTGCTCTCAGAGAACCCGCGCGCCTCCCTGTACCTGTCCACGAGATCTGAGGGAATCTCCACCCTGCGCAGGTCCACTCCCTCCAGCCCCGCATCGGTCTTGTCCGCATCCAGGAGCGCGGAGTAGAGAAGCTGAGCAACGAAGTACAGCAGGATGTCATTTCTCTTGCTGAGAATCCTGACGAAGTGCTTCTCATGCCTCACATCCTTCAGGGCATCTCTGAGGATGTAAGCAATCAGATGATCTAAATCCAAATCGACCACATCGCCGAGAAGGGCTCTGAGCATCTCCCTGCATTCTTTTCTATCAATCCTGGAGATCTGCTCCTCCAAAACAGGCAGAATTCTCTCCCGTTCAGCGTAGATCTCCGAGATCTCGTCCAGCGCGTTCGTCAGATCTCCGTGATGCCGCCTCACGGCGATGAACGAGATCAGAGGAAGGGCTCCTGATGTATCGCTTTTTCCCTTCTCTAAATATTTTCTCACAACTGCATACGTGAAGAGCGATGATAGCAGGCCGTGCTTTGTGGTCTCCCTCGATCTCAGGATCTGCTTCTTCCTCTCATCCATCTCCCCCAGATACTCCTGGAAGAACCCGGTCGCCTTCCCGAGATCGTGGGTCGCTCCGATGATGTATGCGACATCCTCCAGAACCCTCACGTTATCGAGGTTCCGCGCGCTTTCAGCCACAGTCCCTCTGCACATCTCCCCGACTTTTCTGAGGTGATCCACAAGTAGCTTATCAGGATGTGATCTAAGCTTAAATGAAAACGATCCGCTCGCCATTCTCGAGCTCCCAGGCATCCCTTGTTCTGGCCTTTATGCTCCCGCCGTTCCTCTCGTAGAGTATCTCGCTGTAATCCATGACCTCCCGCCCCTCGCCCATCACACATGGCATCACCTCAGAGAAGTACTCCCGCCCCTCCTCGAACTCCGGCGGCTCCAGAAGTGATCTCAGAGGCACAACGCTGTTTATCTCCTGGAATTCATCGCCACATCTTCTCATGCTCCACTCACCGACAAATTTGAAGTTGCAGACCAGCTGGCTCAGGCCCAGGCACGGGGTGTAAACGCACCTGTGCTCCTCGAGCAGCTCCCTGAGATCCCTGAAGAGACGTCCGTCAGAGTGCCCGAAGTATATCCTGTACACCGGATCCTTCAGGAACTCAAACCTGATCTGAGTTCTGTTGATGATCCTTTGCATGCTTTTCTTGGTGTCGATCAGGTTCTCGCCTATACGCACCTTCTTCACAGGCTCCAGGATTCTGCATCCTATGCTCGCCCGATCCCTGAAAAAGTATCTGAAGTACTCATCCTTGCTGAGCCCTGCTATGGCTCCCACGATCCCCGATATCGCTGTTCTAGGAGGAAATGAGTACGTGAGGGGGGATGTTGTGGTGTATATCTTCCTGAAGTGCGCGTAATCCCCCCACACATCGAAGACCAAGACTCTATCCTGCATCGAAGACCTTCTGGAGACCTTCTAGAATGCAATCGGCCGTACCTCTATGCCAGTCGCTTCCTTCAGCATCTCCATCGAGAACTCAGATCCGTCCACGATGAACCTGAGCCGTCTGTCGAAGCAGAGCTCAATATCCCTTATCGAGCCGTTCTCAGCCTTGAGCCTGCTCACAAGCTCGGAGACGTCGAGGCAGAAATCCTCAGGCCCTCTGATCGCCTCATGCTGCATCTCCGATACCAGCTTCACCATCCTGTCGAGATCCCCGATGTGGTAATTCTGCTTGCTGTAGTTGACCTTGAGAAGCAGCCTCGGCACCTGGCCAGCTTTCGTTCTGGATATCAGGCTCTTCGTCCCGTTCCACATGCCCTCGAGGAGAAGCTTCACATCATCCTCTGTGAGGTTTGTATGCTTTGCAGCATTCTCGTTTATTATGCCGTAGAAGAGTATCAGCGAGTACGGAAGAACATATTCCTCCCGGAATGTCGCCTGCTTCGATTTTTCCCCGGAAGCGAACGCTCCAGTGCCCTTTATGTGCTTCAGCGTTACTCTGTGGAGCGAGCGCCCCATCTTGAACTGCACAGGGCCTGTGTAGGTTATCGAGTCCTCCTTCAGTGGAATCACGCCGCCGAACAGCCTTATATCTATGCACTCCCTCAGAATCCTTTCTGCATCTTCTCCGAAATCCTTCGCCCGCATCTTTCCGTCCTGGATGTACCTGTTCTCCGCATCGTAGACTATCTCCCTCACGAATATCTCAAGCCCCTTGAAGTCGTGGAGGTAATCCCTTATGGTCCTCTTGAGCCGCACGTCGGTTACCAGGTTTACCCCTGTCTCCTCGTCTATGCGCGGCTTGTTCTCGTCCATCGGATCCCCATTCGGATTCCCGTCTCTTATATCGTAGATGAACAGCAGCTCGGATCTGTTTCCAACAGTGGTCATGCTGTTTCCTCCATCTCCTTTTCCTCAATCTCCTTATCCACCTTGAAGATCTTGTGGAGGTTCATGCCGAGCACGAAGTAGAAGCTCAGCTCATCGTCCGTCTCCTTCCACCTCTGCCCTGAAAGAACGAAATGCTTCGCGATGATCTCCTCGAGCTCCCTGTAGTAGTTCTTCCCGTACTCTTCGAGCTTGTTCTGTATCTCCGGAAGAAGCCTTTTGATCATAGCCTCGTTCAGCCTGAGCCCGTGCAGCTTTGTGTAGAACGGCCTCGCCTTCTTCTCCGTCCACTGGATGTTCAGAAGCTTCTGCGCAAGCACCCCTTCCAGAAACGTCGCCTTCTTCGCATCGCTGTCGAAGAATTCTCTGTTCGCCTCGAAGAACCTCTCGATCCTCTCATCCAGAGGAAGCGCTTCAAGCTCCTCTCTTTTGAGAATAATTCCTGACATTTTGCCTACCTCAAGATCCTTCAGAAGATTCAGCTCCCTCAGATAGTGAAGAAGCAGAAATCCGTTGAGCGTGTTCATCTGCGTGGACTGTTCATGCACGAAATCATCTCTGATTCTCTTCATGATGAAGGAGATCAGCAGATGCCGATCCACGGCCCTCCCCACGAATATACTGTTAACGATCTCCAGGAACATCTTATCGTGAGTTACGCTTCCTGATTCCCTGGGGAAGAACCGTCTCAGCACGCCGAAATCAAACCGCATCTCGATTTTCTTGTCTTTCTCATCGGAGAGCACCATCTCATTGTATATGCCGAAGAGACCCTCGACCCTCTCCTTGGCCTCGAAGAGCCTTCTCAGCCTTGACGGTAGAATGCCATCGATGTGGAGAAGTATCCTGTACGCGGAGTTATCCTTCCTGTAAAACAGGAGGCTGTTGCTGAAGAAGTCCTTCTGATCCTTGACCACATCCAGGATATCATCCTCATCATCGGTTATGCGATTCCTGGTCTTACCGCTCATCTTCAGCTCTTTCTTCATGCCGCTCAGGATATCGAGTATCTCCTTGTAGTCATCGCCGATGACGAGCTTGGGTATGAGAAGGTATCTGAAACCATAGAAGCTGAAATCCAGGTTCTCCTCGATGTACTTCTTTCCAGCATCGAGGTTTGTCGCGCAGTTGAAGCAGACAGGCGTGTTCTTCCATGCATCCGACTGTCTGAATCCGCCGGCTATGAATCCTGGCTTGTCGAAGGTGTGGAACGGCCACGGTATGGCATAAGCGTAAACCTCATCCTTCTGCTCCTTACACACAGAGCAGAGAGCATCGATCCCCCTGGACTCGCCGCCGTATTTCATGAAGTATCGATCGCAGCTCTTTTTGAGGAGAGCGTTTCTGAAAACCGCGTAGTCCGCCAGGTATCTCATATCACCGTCCTTCAGAACTCCGATGGTTATTATGCAGTTCTCTGTGGATTTGAGATGCGATCGCTTCTCCTTGAGATCCTCGAGTATTTTATCTTTGTTCGAGAATATCACATCCTTCATCCTCTCCAGCGTGGTGCTCTCCTCCACGCTGATGCTTGAATGATCGGCAGTCTCAAACCATCTCAGAAACTTTCTGTTGAATGTTGTCTCGATGTCCTTTGCTATCTTGCATGTCGGGGTGGCATCGGTGGCGTTCCCCTTCTTCCCCTTGTAGAGATACCTCCTGTAATCCTTGAGCTCCTCCAGCTCCACGCCCCTGTAAGAGAAGTCTCCGTTCCTATCCTCGAGTGTGACAACAAGGGCATGTCTGTATCTGCCGTTGCTGTTTGGATTCTCCACAATGGCATCCAGGAGATCCGCACACCCGCTCTGAGCATGCTCTCCAATTCTTGATACAGCCTCTATCACGTGTATCACCATGCATCAGTCACATATGTTTCTGTACGTGCAGTCCACGCACCTGGCCTTCTGTTTCGTCCCCTCCGGATAGTAACCGTACTGAACTGTTCTAAGTATCTCGTTTACTGTATCGATAGCAGCATCATAATCTTTTTGGCGGAAGATCACTTCCTCCACGTGGTGGTTGCTGCGGGTGTAGCATATGTACCCCCGGTTCACAGGAACTTCAAAGTGCTCCATTATCAGCAGCCCGTAAAGAGCGAGCTGGTACCTGTGCGTTCTGTGAACCACACCGCTGTATTCAGCGTACTTGTAATCCATGGGGGCAGCTGTGCCGTCATCGAGAAAGAGCACCTCATCCACCTCTCCCTTTATCCGGTACCTGCGGGATGTCAGATAGACGGAGACCTCCTTTCTGACGCACTTGAGCCTCTTTCTCACGTAGCTGGTGTTGACCTTCTCACGGCTCTCGTGAAGCTCCCTGCCCCTCAGGACCTTGTAGTACCTCTCCTCCCTCTGTGGGATGTTGAGACAGTGCATGAAGAATATGAACCTGGGGCAGAATAGGTACTCGATGACATCCGAGACTGTTATGAACACATCCTCATCGAGCGATTTCTCGATAAAAGAGACCTCCTTTTAGAAGAACTTGGTCACAGTCATTCCGCTTACCAGCTCTCGATCGAACCCTGTCCCGATCAGCTTGATCTTATCGAAGCAGTCCTCACACATCGGAAATACATACACTGAGTCAGAGTCCTCTATGACAGACTCGCATTCTACGGCTAAAGAATCGGACTCGTTCCTGTTCAGATCTCCGAGAAACGCGCTCTTCTGAACGCGGTACAAACCGTAGTTCTTGCATATCTTTGCAACCCTGCTTCTCGTCCTGTTATCCGATATATCATATATCACCCAGACCAGCATCGTTCCCCTCCAGAGAGCAGCCATCCAACTCCGACTCGATGACCTCGAGATCCTCAGCATCTGTGCTCTCTTCCACAGCGCCTTTGATGAGGCGGTTCGCTATCCTGTGGCACTCCATCTGGATGGTGTTTCTGATCTTGACCTTACGACCTCGATACTCCACGGTCTCATCCAGAGATCTGTTGATCACATCGATCAGAGCCGCCCTTCCTTCTCTGCTGAGGACAACACCCTGCTCGACGGGCTCGAAGAACTCGTCCCTGACCATCCGCCTGGTGAACATGTGCACAACGGGCTCGTCTATGTAAATCCTGAACATCTCTATGATATCGAAGACCAGGGATCTCTTGTTGTACGAGTCGGTGTGCAGAAACCCGGCATACGGATCAAGCCCTGCGATTATGCAGGACTTCTCCACAATCGAGTAGAGCATGCCGTATCCATAGTTCAGCATCGCATTGAACTCATCCCTTGCTGGGTCCCTGCTCCGTCCTGCGAATTTGTACTTCTCAGGCATTATCAGAGAGATCGCCTCGAAGTATGCCCTTGATGCCCTCCCCTCCAGGCCGAGTATCTCCTGCCTTCTCGCCTCAACAGTGCCGCGAAGCCTGCGCATCTCCTCGAGAGAGCTCGAGATCTCCTCGACGTACCCTGTCAGATCCTCCCTCCTCTCGTCCCGCGCTTTTTTAAGCCTCTTCAGAAACTCCATCTGGTTCTCAAGCTTGCGTGCGCACCACTCCCTGACAAGATCCAGCGCCTCCGGCCTCCCGCATATCTCGAGCTGCCTTCTCCTGATCAGGGTTGTGCTTCCCAGCTTCGGGTGCCAGATCCTCGCATACGGATCGCCCCTCGAGTCGAGAAATATTATATCTATATTATTATCTATCGCAAGCTTGATCGCGTCCGTTGTTATGTATGCAGCTGTTGCTATCAGGATGCTGCTGATCTTTCTGGCTGCTATCTCCAGGCTCCTGTCATCTCTCTTTACAACGAAGCACTCGCCGTTTTTCCGTATGTACGATCCGTATGAGTTCACCACAAGCTGCATCCAGATCGACCCTGCATCAAATCATATTACAAAATAATTTCTGAAGATATACCTGCACCTCGAATACAAGACCATCTCTGCGCATTTTTCATATCACAAATCTTCATAACATTTAAGAAAACATCTCAAATATCTATAAATCTTTTTCTCTGCGACTCTCCTCTGGAGGCTTCGATGATGAATGCCCCTATGACGGAAGACGATGTCTTTGAGGCCATAGATAAGCACAACGTGAGATTTGTCAGGATATGGTTCACCGATATCCTCGGCATCCCGAAGAGCTTTGCCATCAACACCAACCAGCTGGATGGAGCGTTTTCAGAGGGTATGGGATTTGATGGCTCCTCTGTGAGAGGTTTCGCCAGGATATACGAGTCGGATCTGATCGCCAAGCCGGACCCCTCTACATTCAGAATCATCCCGTGGCGCCAGCAGGAGAATGCTGTGGCGAGGATGTTCTGCGACATTCTGAATCCGGATGGAACTCCCTACGAGGGCGACCCGAGGTATGTTCTTAAGAGAAACCTCTCCCGTCTCAGGGAGAAGGGCTACCAGTTCATGGTCGGACCTGAGCTGGAGTTCTTCTACTTCAAGAGCGATTGCTCAACGGAGATACTCGACACCGGAGGGTACTTCGATCTCACGACGCTGGATGTCGCATCTGATCTGAGAAGAGACACAATCCTGGCGCTGGATGCGATGGGTATAGATGTTGAGTACAGCCACCATGAGGTCGCGCCATCGCAGCACGAGATCGATTTGAGGTATGCTGATGCACTGACCATGGCGGACAACGTGATAACATACAAGATAACGGTCAAGGAGATCGCAAAGAA
This DNA window, taken from Methanothrix sp., encodes the following:
- a CDS encoding TIGR02556 family CRISPR-associated protein, whose translation is MVIHVIEAVSRIGEHAQSGCADLLDAIVENPNSNGRYRHALVVTLEDRNGDFSYRGVELEELKDYRRYLYKGKKGNATDATPTCKIAKDIETTFNRKFLRWFETADHSSISVEESTTLERMKDVIFSNKDKILEDLKEKRSHLKSTENCIITIGVLKDGDMRYLADYAVFRNALLKKSCDRYFMKYGGESRGIDALCSVCKEQKDEVYAYAIPWPFHTFDKPGFIAGGFRQSDAWKNTPVCFNCATNLDAGKKYIEENLDFSFYGFRYLLIPKLVIGDDYKEILDILSGMKKELKMSGKTRNRITDDEDDILDVVKDQKDFFSNSLLFYRKDNSAYRILLHIDGILPSRLRRLFEAKERVEGLFGIYNEMVLSDEKDKKIEMRFDFGVLRRFFPRESGSVTHDKMFLEIVNSIFVGRAVDRHLLISFIMKRIRDDFVHEQSTQMNTLNGFLLLHYLRELNLLKDLEVGKMSGIILKREELEALPLDERIERFFEANREFFDSDAKKATFLEGVLAQKLLNIQWTEKKARPFYTKLHGLRLNEAMIKRLLPEIQNKLEEYGKNYYRELEEIIAKHFVLSGQRWKETDDELSFYFVLGMNLHKIFKVDKEIEEKEMEETA
- the cas4 gene encoding CRISPR-associated protein Cas4, with product MFITVSDVIEYLFCPRFIFFMHCLNIPQREERYYKVLRGRELHESREKVNTSYVRKRLKCVRKEVSVYLTSRRYRIKGEVDEVLFLDDGTAAPMDYKYAEYSGVVHRTHRYQLALYGLLIMEHFEVPVNRGYICYTRSNHHVEEVIFRQKDYDAAIDTVNEILRTVQYGYYPEGTKQKARCVDCTYRNICD
- the cas2 gene encoding CRISPR-associated endonuclease Cas2; its protein translation is MLVWVIYDISDNRTRSRVAKICKNYGLYRVQKSAFLGDLNRNESDSLAVECESVIEDSDSVYVFPMCEDCFDKIKLIGTGFDRELVSGMTVTKFF
- the cas1 gene encoding CRISPR-associated endonuclease Cas1, with protein sequence MQLVVNSYGSYIRKNGECFVVKRDDRSLEIAARKISSILIATAAYITTDAIKLAIDNNIDIIFLDSRGDPYARIWHPKLGSTTLIRRRQLEICGRPEALDLVREWCARKLENQMEFLKRLKKARDERREDLTGYVEEISSSLEEMRRLRGTVEARRQEILGLEGRASRAYFEAISLIMPEKYKFAGRSRDPARDEFNAMLNYGYGMLYSIVEKSCIIAGLDPYAGFLHTDSYNKRSLVFDIIEMFRIYIDEPVVHMFTRRMVRDEFFEPVEQGVVLSREGRAALIDVINRSLDETVEYRGRKVKIRNTIQMECHRIANRLIKGAVEESTDAEDLEVIESELDGCSLEGNDAGLGDI